DNA from Aquaspirillum sp. LM1:
TCTCGGTAATATTACCTTCGTTAAACGGAAAGCTCGGCTGCGTATTATTAAATTCGGGGTGCTGGGCAACAAACTCATCTGCTGCATTTTTTGGGTTATTCCAGCTCCAGTCGGCTTCAGTACGGGGAGCATTACCCAGCCAGTGCATGATACCATCGGTTGCCACAATGTAAGAACCCTGGGTCACCAGCGGAGCGTAGGCTTCCAGTTCACCCAGCACATGTTCCTTGCTGTGGCAGGAATCCAGCACCACCATGACCGTATCCCCCGGCTTGATCTGCTGTTTTACTTGCTCCACAATCTCTGGGGCCGTCGAACTACCTTCGATCAGAGTCAGGTATTCGTACAATTCATGCGCTTCAATGGCCGCACGATTGTGCGGACGGATCTCAATATCCACGCCAACCACACGCCCCTTGCCCATTGCTTTGAAAAGGCTGGCGTAAAAAATCAGTGACCCACCATGAGCAATCCCGGTTTCGATCAGCACATCGGGTTTGACCTGATAAATCACTTCCTGAATACGCAGCATATCTTCCGGCAGCTGAATAACTGGGCGCCCCATCCAGGCAAACGAATACACATATTTATTGTCCCAGCCGCTGCGCAGCCAGGCTTTGGAAATCACCGAAAACGCTTCGGCGGTGCCGATCGGGTAGCGCTGTTCGCCGGCAGCGGTGGTTTCGCTGACCCAGCCATTTTCCATATCAATCTGAATCATGATTTTCTCACTTAATGATTAAACCTTGGCCAGTAGGCAATTCGAGCACACGATAGCCACGCTGTGCGAACCAAGGGTCTTCGGCCAATTTTTGTCCTCGATATCCAATCCAACCATAATCATCAAGAATCAAGACTGCTCCTGGGACCATTCTATCAAAAAGCATGTCTAGAGCTGCAACTTCTGGCTCAGCGTTATTCAAGTCGAGATGCATGAATGCAATTTTCTTGGGTGATACAACCTCCAATATCTCAGGGACTTTACCTTGTGTAACAGTTGCGTTTGGCACATCGGAAAACCGATCTTTTACCCATGCGTATAGCTGTTTACTATGCTCTGGCATGGCATGATGTGGCAAACTAGGGTCATGATCAAAAAGATCATATAAATAATAGTGGCGATCCGGATGTTGGCTAAAGTCCAAATAATCGCATACAATTCTTGCTGTCATACCTTTGTAGCAAGCACATTCAACAAAATCCCCCTCTCCAAGCCGCATTCCATTGAGCGCCCCCCACACAACGACATAGATACGCCATAAAATTGAATCTTCAATTTGAGTTTGGGAGTGCTTTGCATGGCTTTCCATGAGCTTTGTGTCTTCAAGAAAGCTAAGGTTTCTGCCATAAGTAAATAAATTATCGCCAGCATAAATCCCTTCCTTATGAGCAATATTATTAATGGCCTGCTGGATGCCACTTAAAAAGCCTTCATTGTTTTCAAGACAGAAGAATGCACCAGGTAAATGGTTCAATTTTTAATCCTTTTTGTGTTTAGGTTGTTTCGTTAAGGAATGCACGTAAAGTATATAGTGGAGATATTGGAGTAAAATTAAATTCTTTCTTTAAGCGATCTATATTAATAGAAGGAAAACGCGTCTCTTTAGCTCCGCCATTGATGGTAACATGTGCTTTAGTTGTATTGCAAATAAACTGCAGAATGTCCCGATGGCTTAGTTGCTGGCCGCTGGCCAGGTTGTAGCAGCGCGCCTGGCCATAGCTGGCGATATGTTCCAACATGCTGGTGACATCAGCCAGGGCAATATAGTCTTTGGCCGAATCCAGGCTGCTATTGAGCTGGATGGCACCGGTGGCCAGCGCCTCACGCAGCAGGGCGTAAATAAAGTTGTCTGATGTCAGATCGCCGCCCACCACATTGGACAGCCGTACCACGCGCACCGGTCTTTCTGGACGGTGAGCGGCATGGCACAGCGACTCGCCCATCAGCTTGGATAGATTGTACAGTTGATCCGGTGCTTCTGGCCGAACGGTCAATGGGGCATCTTCATGGCCAGTGTCGCCACCCAGGTATACGCGGGTGGAGGACAGATAGGTCAGGGAGGCAAACTGACCGTCGGCCAGTAACTGGCGCAGCACACCCACATGAGCATCCACGGTGTCCCATGGCCGGCTGCGAAAATCCGCTGTCAGGCCGATGCAGTACACCACGTGCCCGCGCAGGCTGGCGCTGAGTTCAGTGGGCGACAACTGGCGTGCAGGGGTATGTACCTCATGGCCGCGCGCACTCAGCCATTGGCTTAAGGCCTGGCCGACAAAACCTTGTGCACCCAGTACGGTGAAGACATCAGTACTCATTCCCGCCACCCAATCACCGCCAGAGGCTGGCCAGCATTGATCGAATAGGCAGCCACTTCGCCGCGCACGACTGCGCCAGCACCAATCACGCAACCATGGCGCAGGATGGCACCATCCAGAATCACGCAATTGGCACCAATCCAGACATCATCTTCAATGACAATGCCGCCCTTGCTGGGACGAAAGCCTTGCTGACGGATGGGAATATCGCGGCGGCGGTATTCGTGGTTGACCGGAGCAAAGGTGCAGTTGGCGGCAATCGCTACATCGTCACCAATCTGGATGCCGTTGCCGGTGTAGAGCACACAGCCGGAATTGATCACCGTGCGGGCACCAATGATCAGATCACCGCTCCCCCCTGCCGGCTTGATTTTGACAAAAGCATCCAGTACCGACTGTTCGCCGATCGCAATCCGGGTGCCACGGGTAGAATCTTCAATGTCCGCCAGGGTAGAAATGCGGGCGGTAGGGTGCAAGTCGATCATGAGCAATCAGTTCTGGTAAAGCGGGTAGCTGGCATCACGCTCAGACAGGATTGGCTCAGCCAGCGGCCAGTCGATGGCAAAGGCGGGGTCATTCCAGCGTACGCCGCAGCTGTAGCCAGGCACATAGGCCTGCGCCATCTGATAAAAAACTTCCGAGTGGTCTTCCAGGGTCTGGAAGCCATGCGCCACCCCTTTCGGGATGTACAGTGTGTGGTGGTTGTCTGCTGATAGCTCCACCGCATGCCAGCACAGATAGCTGGGTGAGTCGCAGCGCAAATCCAGGATCACATCGTAAATGCGGCCCTGGGTGACGCGCACCAGCTTGATTTCTTCATGCGGTGCGGTCTGGTAGTGCATGCCGCGCAGTGTGCCGCATTTCTGGTTAAACGACACACTTTGCTGCAACATGCGCCCTTCCAGGCCATGTGCGGCCAGAGTATCGACGCACAGGCTGCGGGCAAAGAAGCCGCGCTCATCAAGGATGGGCTCGATCTCCAGCAACCAGGCACCGGCAATTGGTGTTTCGCTCAGTTTCACCCGACAAACTCCACCTGCGGAATCGGCACGGCAAAGCGCCCGCCCCATTCGCGGATATAGCCATGGGCGGCAATGATTTCATCCTTGAGGTTCCACGGCAGGATCAGCACGATATCCGGCTTGGCTTCACGCAGTTTTTCCGGGGCGTACACCGGAATGCGTGTGCCCGGCAACCAGGTACCTTGCTTGTGCGGGCTGGCGTCTACGGTAAAGTCGATCAGATCGGTGCGCACACCACAGTAGTTGAGCAGGGTATTGCCCTTGGCTGGTGCGCCGTAACCAGCCACGCGCAGACTTTGCTCCTTGGCGTCGATCAAGAAGCGCAGCAGCGCGCGCTTGGTCTGGTCCACCTGGGCGGAAAACCGGGTGTAGGTGTCAATCTCGGCCAGGCCAGCGGCGGCTTCCTTGTCGCGCACCGATTGCAGGCCAGGCTGGCTGGCATGCGGGCCATTGTGGTGCTGGGCAAAGATGCGCAGCGAGCCACCGTGGGTAGGCAGTTCTTCCACATCAAACAGCGCCAGACCATGACGGGCAAAGATGCGCTCCACTGCCAGCAGCGACAGGTAGGAAAAGTGTTCGTGGTAAATGGTGTCGAACTGATTGTGGCGAATCAGGTTAAGCAGGTGGGGGAATTCCATGGTGATGACCCCGCCCGGCTTGAGTGCCACTTTCAGCCCACCCACAAAATCATTGATGTCCGGCACATGTGCCAGCACATTGTTGCCCAGCAGCAGGTCGGCGGCATGGCCGGCGGCAACCAGCTCGCCAGCGGTGGCCACACCAAAGAATTTCACCCAGGTGGGAATGCCCTTGCTGATCGCCACATCGGCGGTATTGCCGGTGGGCTCCACACCCAGCGCAGGGATGCCGGCAGCGACAAAGTTTTGCAGCAGGTAGCCGTCGTTGCTGGCGATTTCCACCACCTGACTGCGGGCATTCAGGCCAAAGCGGGCAGTCATCGCCTCGCTGTAGTGCTTGGCGTGGGCCAGCCAGCTGCTGGAGTAAGAGGAAAAATAGGCGTATTCATCGTTGAAGATGTTTTCTGCCTGCTCAAATTCTTCCAGCTGCACCAGCTGGCAGTTTGGGCATACCCAGGCATGCAGCGGGTAGAACACCTCGCCCTGATTCAGCCGCTCGGCTTTCACATAGGAGTTGGACAGCGGCGACAGACCCAGATCGGCAAAGGTGTGGGTCAGCGGCGTATGGCAAAAGCGGCAATGACGGGACATGATGATTTACGCTTGGGTTGGAGTGGAATCGGCAGCGTGGTACTGGGCAATCTGCGCCAGACACACCTGACGGGCAGCTTCGCCATGACAAAGCACTCGACGATACCAGTCTACCGTGTGAAACAGGGTTTTGTCGAAATCCCAGCGCGGCTGCCAGCCCAGGTGGCGGCGAGCCTTGCTGATATCCAGCTTTAACGTCCCGGCTTCGTGCAACTTGAGCGGATCGCCGCTGATATTCAGCGAACCGCTGCCCCAATGGCGCAGCATGCCAGCGGCCAGCTCGCCAACGGGCACGGTATTACCCGGCTCCGGGCCAAAGTTGAAGCCGCCCGCTGCCACCGGATTGCCGGCATATTGCTGCTCGGCCAGCACCAGATAACCGGACAAGGGTTCCAGCACATGCTGCCACGGGCGGATCGCCCCAGGCGAGCGGATATCGATGGGTTTTTCGTCTAGCAGCGCGCGGATGCAGTCGGGCACAATCCGGTCGGCGGCCCAGTCGCCACCGCCAATCACATTGCCAGCCCGCGCCGAAGCCAGCTGAATGCCGGCGTCAGTCATGAACGAACGGCGATAGCTGTCCACCACCAGCTCGGCGCAGGCCTTGCTGTTGCTGTACGGGTCATGCCCGCCCAGCCGGTCGGTTTCCCGGTAGGGGTATTCCCACTCGCGGTTGTCGTAGCACTTGTCGGTGGTGATCACCTGCACCACTTTGACCGACGGCACCCTGCGTGAGGCTTCCAGCACATTGGCCGTACCCATCACATTGGTAGCGTAGGTGGTCAGCGGGTCGGCGTAGGAGGCGCGTACCAGTGGTTGTGCGGCCAGATGCAGCACAATTTCCGCTTCGGCTTCGGCCAGTGCATCGGCCACGGCGCGGGCGTCGCGGATATCGTCGATCACCGAGTGCATGCCGTTGGCCACATCCGCCAGGGTGAACAGTGCCGGCAGGGTATCGGGTGCCAGCGCATAGCCGGTGACTTTTGCCCCCATCTGCTGCAGCCACAGCGCCAGCCAGCCGCCCTTGAAGCCGGTGTGCCCGGTCAGAAACACCTTGCGGCCACGCCAGAAGGCCGGATTGGGCAGGGTGTGCTGGCTCATGCCTGCCACACTTTCCACGGGGCAGTCTTGTTTTGCCAGAGCTCTTCCAGCAGGTTTTTCTCGCGCAGGGTGTCCATTGCCTGCCAGAAGCCTTCGTGCTGGTAAGCTTGCAGTTGGCCTTCGCTGGCCAGCGCAATCAGCGGTTCCTGTTCCCAAGTGGTGTCGTCGCTGTCAATGTAGTCAAGCACCTTGGGTGACAACACAAAAAAACCGCCATTGATCCAGCCGCCATCACCTTTGGGTTTTTCCTGAAAGCCCAGCACGCTGTTGCCGTCCATGGCCAGTGCGCCATAGCGGCCTGGCGGCTGAATGGCGGTGACCGTGGCCAGCTTGCCGTGGGCGTGATGGAATTCAACTAGCTTGCCGATGTCCACGTCAGCCACGCCGTCGCCATAGGTAAAGCAGAAGTCGCTGTCATCCAGATACTCGCGCACCCGGCGCAGACGGCCACCGGTCATCGAGTTTTCACCGGTGTTGACCAGGGTGACTTTCCACGGTTCGGCGCTTTTGTGGTGAACATGCATCTGGTTGCTGCTCATGTCGAAAGTCACGTCAGACATGTGCAGGAAGTAGTTGGCAAAGTACTCCTTGATCATATAGCCCTTGTAGCCCAGGCAGATCACGAAGTCATTGATTCCATAATGGGAATAGATCTTCATGATGTGCCAGAGAATGGGCTTGCCACCAATGTCGATCATTGGCTTGGGGCGCAGGTGGGATTCTTCACTGATGCGGGTGCCAAAGCCCCCGGCGAGGATGACGGCTTTCATGATGCGAAATATTCCATATGCTAGATTGTAAGTACGATTATGGTAAAACCATATAATGAGTGATGTTTTTTAAGGATGGTATTATCATGCTAATGATTTAAAATAGCGGTCAATTGCCGTGCTTTTCTGGTACTTGCTTCATAATTTCTTTGAGCCACATTTCTGTAGTGGCTGAGTCGTCCAGGCTCAAACTGTACTGTAAATGCATAATGGCCTCCTCAAATAACTGGAGGCGAGCACATGCATTTCCAAGTACGGCCAAGATTTGTGCTTGAACAGCAGGAGGTTGGCATTCCATCTGAGAAGCAAAAACAGCTCGCTGCAATAATTCTTGTGCTGCTTTGGAGTTGTCCTCCAGCAACAAGACCATACCTAAGCCATAAAGTGCCTTGCTGCAGCTTGGCCATTTTTCTAATAAAATCTGATAGCCTTTGGCTGCCTCTTGCAAAGCGCCTTGCTCTAACAGCGTGGCACAAAGATCTAGCGCTTCATTTTGCGCAGCAAACTCTTTAGCGATGTTGGATTGCTCACTTTTACACCATGCATGCCACATCTTACGTAGCGCGTGCTCAAATCCTTGAACAAAAGAAGGTGCATCCATTAATGCACTGTTAGCAAGTTTATCACGCAAGCCCTGCCGAATCACTGAGAGTAAGGCGATATCCGATGCAAGACACTTGGCGATATCAACAAAATGATCTTCATTATTTGCAATCCATTCTTTCTGACCTAAGTGAGTCAGTATCGAAGCACCTATTCGGGATGCAAAGCGATCTCCTTGTCGACTAATAACGGGAACCCCCATCCATAAAGCATCAAATGTAGTGGTGCCTCCATTACTTGGAAATGGGTCAAGCGCAATATCAAAATCATGATATAGCAAGTACTGTGCCTTACCATCTCTTGGGCATAGCCTGAGACGAGCACGCTCAATGCCTTCATTGGCAAAACGGGTAATGACTGTATTTGCAATATCAGTCTCATCCAAGCCAACAGCTTCTAATATCAAAATGCTTTTTGGAATGGCATGTAACACCCTGCTCCACATTTTAATAGTAGTGGGCGTCAATCGGATAATATTGCAGGCTGAGCCAAAACTAATGTAGCCATTCTTAGTGGCAGGAAGCAATGATACTTGATAAGCTGCCATATGCTGCCATTCTGGATTGGCAACGCACGGTGTATAGGTG
Protein-coding regions in this window:
- a CDS encoding cephalosporin hydroxylase family protein gives rise to the protein MIQIDMENGWVSETTAAGEQRYPIGTAEAFSVISKAWLRSGWDNKYVYSFAWMGRPVIQLPEDMLRIQEVIYQVKPDVLIETGIAHGGSLIFYASLFKAMGKGRVVGVDIEIRPHNRAAIEAHELYEYLTLIEGSSTAPEIVEQVKQQIKPGDTVMVVLDSCHSKEHVLGELEAYAPLVTQGSYIVATDGIMHWLGNAPRTEADWSWNNPKNAADEFVAQHPEFNNTQPSFPFNEGNITEMVTYWPGAWLKKKA
- a CDS encoding NAD(P)-dependent oxidoreductase; this translates as MSTDVFTVLGAQGFVGQALSQWLSARGHEVHTPARQLSPTELSASLRGHVVYCIGLTADFRSRPWDTVDAHVGVLRQLLADGQFASLTYLSSTRVYLGGDTGHEDAPLTVRPEAPDQLYNLSKLMGESLCHAAHRPERPVRVVRLSNVVGGDLTSDNFIYALLREALATGAIQLNSSLDSAKDYIALADVTSMLEHIASYGQARCYNLASGQQLSHRDILQFICNTTKAHVTINGGAKETRFPSINIDRLKKEFNFTPISPLYTLRAFLNETT
- a CDS encoding DapH/DapD/GlmU-related protein translates to MIDLHPTARISTLADIEDSTRGTRIAIGEQSVLDAFVKIKPAGGSGDLIIGARTVINSGCVLYTGNGIQIGDDVAIAANCTFAPVNHEYRRRDIPIRQQGFRPSKGGIVIEDDVWIGANCVILDGAILRHGCVIGAGAVVRGEVAAYSINAGQPLAVIGWRE
- a CDS encoding class I SAM-dependent methyltransferase, whose amino-acid sequence is MSRHCRFCHTPLTHTFADLGLSPLSNSYVKAERLNQGEVFYPLHAWVCPNCQLVQLEEFEQAENIFNDEYAYFSSYSSSWLAHAKHYSEAMTARFGLNARSQVVEIASNDGYLLQNFVAAGIPALGVEPTGNTADVAISKGIPTWVKFFGVATAGELVAAGHAADLLLGNNVLAHVPDINDFVGGLKVALKPGGVITMEFPHLLNLIRHNQFDTIYHEHFSYLSLLAVERIFARHGLALFDVEELPTHGGSLRIFAQHHNGPHASQPGLQSVRDKEAAAGLAEIDTYTRFSAQVDQTKRALLRFLIDAKEQSLRVAGYGAPAKGNTLLNYCGVRTDLIDFTVDASPHKQGTWLPGTRIPVYAPEKLREAKPDIVLILPWNLKDEIIAAHGYIREWGGRFAVPIPQVEFVG
- a CDS encoding class I SAM-dependent methyltransferase is translated as MNHLPGAFFCLENNEGFLSGIQQAINNIAHKEGIYAGDNLFTYGRNLSFLEDTKLMESHAKHSQTQIEDSILWRIYVVVWGALNGMRLGEGDFVECACYKGMTARIVCDYLDFSQHPDRHYYLYDLFDHDPSLPHHAMPEHSKQLYAWVKDRFSDVPNATVTQGKVPEILEVVSPKKIAFMHLDLNNAEPEVAALDMLFDRMVPGAVLILDDYGWIGYRGQKLAEDPWFAQRGYRVLELPTGQGLIIK
- the rfbF gene encoding glucose-1-phosphate cytidylyltransferase; amino-acid sequence: MKAVILAGGFGTRISEESHLRPKPMIDIGGKPILWHIMKIYSHYGINDFVICLGYKGYMIKEYFANYFLHMSDVTFDMSSNQMHVHHKSAEPWKVTLVNTGENSMTGGRLRRVREYLDDSDFCFTYGDGVADVDIGKLVEFHHAHGKLATVTAIQPPGRYGALAMDGNSVLGFQEKPKGDGGWINGGFFVLSPKVLDYIDSDDTTWEQEPLIALASEGQLQAYQHEGFWQAMDTLREKNLLEELWQNKTAPWKVWQA
- the rfbG gene encoding CDP-glucose 4,6-dehydratase, giving the protein MSQHTLPNPAFWRGRKVFLTGHTGFKGGWLALWLQQMGAKVTGYALAPDTLPALFTLADVANGMHSVIDDIRDARAVADALAEAEAEIVLHLAAQPLVRASYADPLTTYATNVMGTANVLEASRRVPSVKVVQVITTDKCYDNREWEYPYRETDRLGGHDPYSNSKACAELVVDSYRRSFMTDAGIQLASARAGNVIGGGDWAADRIVPDCIRALLDEKPIDIRSPGAIRPWQHVLEPLSGYLVLAEQQYAGNPVAAGGFNFGPEPGNTVPVGELAAGMLRHWGSGSLNISGDPLKLHEAGTLKLDISKARRHLGWQPRWDFDKTLFHTVDWYRRVLCHGEAARQVCLAQIAQYHAADSTPTQA
- the rfbC gene encoding dTDP-4-dehydrorhamnose 3,5-epimerase — protein: MKLSETPIAGAWLLEIEPILDERGFFARSLCVDTLAAHGLEGRMLQQSVSFNQKCGTLRGMHYQTAPHEEIKLVRVTQGRIYDVILDLRCDSPSYLCWHAVELSADNHHTLYIPKGVAHGFQTLEDHSEVFYQMAQAYVPGYSCGVRWNDPAFAIDWPLAEPILSERDASYPLYQN